The following coding sequences lie in one Danio rerio strain Tuebingen ecotype United States chromosome 3, GRCz12tu, whole genome shotgun sequence genomic window:
- the rangap1a gene encoding ran GTPase-activating protein 1a (The RefSeq protein has 1 substitution, 1 non-frameshifting indel compared to this genomic sequence): MASDDVANLADSLAKTQVNEGELSYKGKGLKLDNAQSVEQMVKEIGEFEGLRALRLEGNTIGVEAAQTIAKALENKSDLQCCHWSDMFTGRLRAEIPPALVSLGDALILAGARLKVLDLSDNAFGPDGVKGIEKLLKSAACHTLQELRLNNCGMGIGGGKILAAALSECHQQSSALGAPFKLKVFIAGRNRLENDGATALAQAFQLMGSLEEVHMPQNGINYPGVTALATAMQHNPQLRVLNLNDNTFTKKGAMAMAQALKHLRNVQVINFGDCLVRSEGASALAETVREGLPILKELNLSFGEIMEEAALEVAQSVQHKDQFEKLDLNGNSLGEDGCKSLKQLMESINMADKLGSLSDDEGEPEDDEDDDDDDDDDDDDDEDVEEEEEEEEEKTELNQFSTPPSAPRTPDVSSFLSFPSPDKLLRLGEKRSVLIQQQVDVLDVCKTAEAFLKISSVYKDNDAEVKSAVLESIDAVLSKAFFTPSFQGLAFVSSLLVMVGLLKSEDKLKPVKVVPGHLLCLEHAVKQSYFPREHITVLNAFMSRPNKSLEVCSSARDRLKNTLQKLIPEC, encoded by the exons ATGGCATCTGATGATGTGGCAAACCTGGCAGACTCGCTGGCCAAGACTCAAGTGAATGAAGGAGAGCTGAGCTATAAAGGAAAGGGCCTTAAACTGGACAACGCTCAGTCTG TGGAGCAGATGGTGAAGGAGATAGGGGAGTTTGAGGGTCTGCGTGCACTCCGTCTAGAGGGAAACACCATCGGTGTGGAGGCGGCGCAGACCATCGCTAAAGCACTGGAGAACAAGAGCGACCTGCAG TGCTGCCACTGGAGCGACATGTTTACAGGCCGCCTGCGAGCTGAGATTCCTCCAGCGCTA gtttctctGGGTGATGCGTTAATCTTAGCCGGAGCTCGACTGAAGGTTTTGGATCTGAGTGATAACGCTTTCGGTCCAGATGGTGTAAAAGGCATCGAGAAGCTGCTCAAGAGCGCCGCCTGCCACACCCTGCAGGAACTGCGGCTCAACAACTGCGGGATGGGCATCGGAGGCGGGAAG ATCTTGGCGGCGGCTCTGAGCGAGTGTCATCAGCAGTCCAGTGCTCTCGGCGCGCCCTTCAAGCTAAAAGTGTTCATCGCCGGCAGGAACAGACTGGAGAACGACGGAGCCACAGCACTCGCACAGGCCTTTCAG TTGATGGGCAGTCTGGAGGAGGTGCACATGCCTCAGAACGGCATTAATTACCCAGGAGTCACAGCTTTAGCCACAGCCATGCAGCATAACCCTCAGCTCAGAGTCCTGAACCTCAACGACAACACCTTCACTAAAAAAGGAGCAATGGCCATGGCTCAG GCGCTGAAGCATCTGCGTAATGTGCAGGTGATTAACTTTGGTGACTGTCTGGTTCGGTCTGAAGGAGCCAGCGCTTTAGCAGAAACCGTCAGAGAAGGACTGCCCTTACTCAAG GAGCTGAATCTGTCCTTTGGAGAAATTATGGAGGAAGCGGCTCTGGAAGTGGCTCAATCCGTCCAGCACAAAGACCAGTTTGAAAAACTCGACCTGAatg GCAACAGTCTGGGTGAAGACGGCTGTAAGAGtctgaaacagctgatggagaGCATCAACATGGCAGATAAACTGGGCTCTCTGAG TGATGATGAGGGAGAAcctgaggatgatgaagatgatgatgatgacgatgatgatgatgacgacgatgaaGATgtagaggaagaagaggaggaggaggaagaaaagACTGAATTAAACCAG TTCTCCACGCCTCCTTCAGCTCCTCGGACTCCAGACGTCTCCTCTTTCCTCAGCTTTCCTTCTCCAGACAAACTTCTGCGATTGGGGGAGAAGAGGAGCGTCCTCATCCAGCAGCAG gtcgATGTGTTGGATGTGTGTAAAACAGCTGAAGCATTTCTGAAAATCTCCTCTGTGTATAAAGACAACGATGCGGAGGTGAAATCAGCCGTTCTGGAGAGCATCG aCGCAGTGCTAAGTAAAGCCTTCTTCACACCCTCCTTCCAGGGTTTGGCTTTTGTGTCGTCGCTGCTAGTGATGGTGGGATTGCTGAAG AGTGAAGATAAGCTGAAGCCTGTGAAGGTTGTTCCAGGTCACTTACTGTGTTTGGAGCATGCAGTAAAACAGAGTTATTTCCCCAGAGAACACATCACCGTCCTCAACGCTTTCATGAGCAG GCCGAATAAATCACTAGAGGTGTGCAGCAGCGCTCGAGACCGGCTGAAAAACACCCTGCAGAAACTCATCCCTGAGTGCTGA